In Spirochaetota bacterium, the following are encoded in one genomic region:
- a CDS encoding serine hydroxymethyltransferase: protein MIFPFLPQELQDFDTEIYNTISNELLRQQNTIELIASENIVSKAVLVAQGSILTNKYAEGYPAKRYYGGCEYVDISEQLAIDRAKKLFNAEHANVQTHSGSQANMAVFMALLQPGDKILGMGLSAGGHLTHGFHLNFSGQLYEAHSYTVDPQTYLLDYDEIRKQALEIKPKLIIAGASAYSRIIDFNEFRKIADEVGAYLMVDMAHIAGLVAVGLHPNPVTVADVVTSTTHKTLRGPRGGLILCKQEFAKAIDKTVFPGIQGGPLMHVIAAKAVAFKEALQPKFKIYQQQVITNAQTLSQTLADLGHSIISNGTDNHLFIVDLRTHNTNGNEISTLCDTINITLNKNSIPFDPASPMKPSGIRIGTPAITSRGMKEQEMIQIAQWLDKLIKNKDNQNIQKEIKQEILELCTHFHIYHS, encoded by the coding sequence ATGATATTTCCTTTTTTACCACAAGAATTACAAGATTTTGATACTGAAATATATAATACTATCTCAAATGAACTTCTCCGTCAACAAAATACTATCGAATTAATTGCCTCTGAAAATATCGTTTCCAAAGCTGTATTAGTAGCACAAGGCAGTATTCTCACTAACAAGTATGCGGAAGGATATCCAGCCAAGCGTTACTATGGTGGTTGTGAATATGTTGATATTTCTGAACAACTCGCTATAGACAGAGCAAAAAAACTATTTAATGCCGAACATGCTAATGTGCAAACTCACTCAGGATCTCAAGCTAACATGGCTGTCTTTATGGCTTTACTACAACCTGGTGACAAAATTCTCGGAATGGGACTAAGTGCTGGTGGACATTTAACACATGGATTTCATTTGAATTTTTCTGGTCAATTATACGAAGCTCATAGTTATACAGTAGATCCTCAAACATATCTTTTAGATTATGATGAAATCAGAAAACAAGCCTTAGAGATAAAACCCAAACTTATTATAGCTGGAGCTTCTGCTTATTCAAGAATTATTGATTTTAATGAATTTAGAAAAATTGCTGATGAGGTTGGTGCTTATCTCATGGTAGATATGGCACATATAGCTGGATTAGTAGCTGTAGGCTTACATCCAAACCCTGTTACAGTAGCTGATGTCGTAACATCTACAACTCACAAAACATTACGAGGTCCTCGTGGTGGATTGATTCTCTGCAAACAAGAATTTGCTAAAGCTATTGATAAGACTGTTTTTCCAGGTATTCAAGGCGGGCCTTTAATGCATGTTATTGCAGCTAAAGCTGTAGCTTTTAAAGAAGCCTTACAACCTAAATTTAAAATATATCAACAACAAGTAATTACTAATGCTCAGACATTATCACAAACATTAGCAGATTTAGGGCATTCTATTATTAGTAATGGAACAGATAATCATTTATTTATTGTAGATCTTCGTACACATAATACTAATGGTAATGAAATATCAACATTATGTGATACCATAAATATCACTTTAAACAAAAATTCCATTCCTTTCGATCCAGCTTCTCCTATGAAACCTTCTGGCATTAGAATTGGTACACCAGCAATTACTTCACGAGGTATGAAAGAACAAGAAATGATACAAATAGCACAATGGCTTGATAAGTTAATTAAAAACAAAGACAATCAAAATATTCAAAAAGAAATCAAACAAGAAATTTTAGAACTATGCACACATTTTCATATCTATCATTCATAA
- a CDS encoding cyclic nucleotide-binding domain-containing protein produces the protein MEPIKFKTVSFRTGTYVYVEEQTDSAAFYIVRQGSLIEESPLNNLTQESNLIIKTGDFFGVLDCMSRRARLSSIRALEDTVLIVVRFDQFETLITQMAPVAIKIIRYFSQRLRKYNTTLAQLTQGSTSKIESNTLTSLIKLGEYYQSLGQNNIAGYAFSNFIKNYPNDSSVLEVQNYLKILNYDEKSHLPIQQGIQETYEAGNPIFLEYEQGADLYIILEGFVKITKFTNNQIVLLAMLKEKDIFGEMAILENSPRSASAIAVTKVTLLRINKQNFELYIRTHPEIARRIIQLLSDRIWLIYKRLANQLIIDPITKIYDALQTLLLNNRVPIKKGLAYSFEMSPTDIIQFIGLDPIIGKKYIDYIIANDSALSVENNKLMSKDVYNIRSAIALSNRHQHRSTIKNQ, from the coding sequence ATGGAACCTATCAAATTTAAAACTGTAAGTTTTAGAACTGGAACATATGTATATGTTGAAGAACAAACAGATAGTGCAGCTTTTTATATTGTAAGACAAGGATCATTAATAGAAGAAAGTCCTCTTAATAATCTAACTCAAGAAAGTAATTTAATCATCAAAACAGGTGATTTTTTTGGTGTTTTAGATTGTATGAGTAGAAGAGCTAGATTATCTAGTATTCGAGCTCTTGAAGATACTGTATTAATTGTTGTAAGATTTGATCAATTTGAAACTTTAATTACTCAAATGGCTCCTGTTGCAATAAAAATCATTAGGTACTTCTCACAAAGACTTAGAAAATATAATACAACATTAGCTCAGTTGACACAAGGATCTACATCAAAAATAGAATCAAATACTCTCACTAGTTTAATCAAATTGGGAGAATATTATCAAAGTCTTGGACAAAATAATATTGCAGGATATGCTTTTTCTAATTTTATAAAAAACTATCCTAACGATAGTTCTGTTTTAGAAGTACAAAATTATCTTAAAATTCTTAACTATGATGAGAAATCTCATTTACCAATTCAACAAGGAATTCAAGAAACTTACGAAGCCGGTAATCCTATATTTCTCGAGTATGAACAAGGTGCTGATTTATATATTATTTTAGAAGGATTTGTAAAAATCACAAAATTCACTAATAATCAGATAGTTTTATTAGCTATGCTTAAAGAAAAAGATATTTTTGGAGAAATGGCAATATTAGAAAATAGCCCTCGTTCGGCATCTGCTATTGCTGTCACCAAAGTAACTCTATTACGCATTAATAAACAAAATTTTGAATTATATATTCGTACTCATCCAGAAATTGCTCGTCGTATTATTCAATTATTATCAGATAGAATTTGGCTTATTTATAAACGATTAGCAAATCAATTAATTATAGATCCTATTACAAAAATTTACGATGCTTTACAAACACTACTGTTAAACAATCGTGTTCCTATCAAAAAAGGATTAGCATATTCTTTTGAAATGTCACCTACTGATATTATTCAATTTATAGGATTAGATCCTATAATAGGGAAAAAATATATAGATTATATTATTGCAAATGATTCTGCATTAAGTGTCGAAAATAACAAACTTATGTCTAAAGATGTGTATAATATTAGAAGTGCTATTGCTTTGTCAAATCGTCACCAACATCGTAGTACTATTAAAAATCAATAA
- a CDS encoding biotin--[acetyl-CoA-carboxylase] ligase codes for MIYNNKNIYPIDQVLLALLTSKNQYVSGEKIAQSLLISRAAIHKKVEKLRLDTYNIEAESNKGFILKYPLPYKLIPEKIFQNISIPNCPTILFMKNTTSTNTIAKQIIKEQKEPFILLTRDQVMGRGRMNRPWQMSADKDIAMSFTIPCNISHSLLFSIIRLVSVVVCQLLNKYSDNKCMIKWPNDIITKDNKKICGILTESVLEDNEIKYIIIGIGININSSDLPDYADSLKELTGKECDINQFCSELIESLIILWEDFPSNEETIVKKWEQLFIWKNEEVLLIHNDQEYRGILQSVLLDGSLILEINKEQKTFLSGDLSKIKLNKI; via the coding sequence TTGATTTATAATAATAAAAATATTTATCCTATAGATCAAGTATTATTAGCATTATTAACATCTAAGAATCAATATGTGTCTGGTGAAAAAATTGCTCAATCGCTTTTGATCTCTCGTGCTGCTATACATAAAAAAGTAGAAAAATTAAGATTAGATACTTATAATATAGAAGCTGAATCCAACAAAGGATTTATTTTAAAATATCCTTTACCCTACAAACTTATTCCTGAGAAAATTTTTCAAAATATTTCAATCCCAAATTGTCCAACAATATTATTTATGAAAAACACAACTTCTACAAATACTATTGCCAAGCAAATTATAAAAGAACAAAAAGAACCTTTTATTTTGTTAACAAGAGATCAGGTAATGGGTAGAGGTCGAATGAATAGACCTTGGCAGATGTCTGCAGATAAGGATATTGCTATGAGTTTTACGATACCTTGTAATATCTCGCATTCTTTATTATTTTCTATTATTAGATTGGTTTCTGTTGTTGTTTGTCAATTATTAAATAAGTACAGTGATAACAAATGTATGATAAAATGGCCTAATGATATTATTACAAAAGATAATAAAAAAATATGTGGTATTTTAACAGAAAGTGTACTAGAAGATAACGAAATTAAGTATATTATAATTGGAATAGGAATCAATATTAATAGTAGTGATTTACCCGATTATGCAGATTCTTTAAAAGAATTAACAGGTAAAGAATGTGATATTAATCAATTTTGTAGTGAACTAATTGAATCTTTGATAATTTTATGGGAAGATTTCCCAAGTAATGAAGAGACAATTGTAAAAAAATGGGAACAACTTTTTATTTGGAAAAATGAAGAAGTTTTGTTGATACATAATGATCAAGAATATAGAGGTATTTTACAGTCGGTTCTTCTGGATGGATCACTAATTTTGGAAATTAATAAAGAACAAAAAACATTTTTATCTGGTGATTTATCTAAGATAAAATTGAATAAAATATAG
- the xth gene encoding exodeoxyribonuclease III — translation MRTFISWNINGIRAATKKGFLDWLYEYDADIVGVQEIKAEPQQLESPIRNPQDRFTYWNPSRTKKGYSGTALLSKVEPKVVDLGWGEEIFDQEGRTIMADYGDFVFFTIYFPNGDSSPERLQYKLDFYDSFLEYIIKLKNEGRSIIFSGDVNTAHKEIDLARPKENKNASGFLPIERAWIDKVVEAGFVDTFRIINPDTKDQYSWWSYRGGSRDRNVGWRIDYFFISEDLVPKLKNAFILSDVQGSDHCPVGITIDL, via the coding sequence ATGAGAACTTTTATTTCATGGAATATAAATGGTATTAGAGCAGCTACTAAAAAAGGATTTTTGGATTGGTTATATGAATATGATGCTGATATTGTAGGGGTACAAGAAATTAAAGCTGAACCGCAACAATTAGAGTCGCCTATCAGGAATCCTCAAGATAGATTTACTTATTGGAATCCTAGTCGTACTAAAAAAGGATATTCAGGAACAGCTTTATTGAGTAAAGTTGAACCTAAAGTTGTTGATTTAGGGTGGGGTGAAGAAATATTTGATCAAGAAGGTCGTACAATTATGGCTGATTATGGTGATTTTGTTTTTTTTACTATTTATTTTCCTAATGGAGATAGTTCTCCAGAGCGTCTTCAATATAAATTAGATTTTTATGATTCATTTTTAGAATATATTATTAAACTCAAAAACGAAGGTCGTAGTATTATTTTTTCTGGAGATGTGAATACTGCTCATAAAGAAATTGACCTAGCTAGACCTAAAGAAAATAAAAATGCTTCAGGATTTCTTCCTATTGAAAGAGCTTGGATAGATAAAGTAGTCGAAGCTGGTTTTGTAGATACTTTTCGAATAATTAATCCTGATACAAAAGATCAATATTCATGGTGGAGTTATAGAGGTGGCTCAAGAGATCGTAATGTTGGGTGGAGAATTGATTATTTCTTTATCAGCGAAGATTTAGTTCCAAAATTGAAAAACGCTTTTATTCTTAGTGATGTACAAGGATCAGATCATTGTCCTGTTGGAATAACGATTGATTTATAA
- a CDS encoding proline--tRNA ligase, translating into MLYSKSYIFTLKETPRDAEIISHQLMLRAGLIRKSAAGLYTWMPLGKRVLDKVIAITKQEMDKVGALEVLLPFVTQGELWQESGRWDTMGKEMLRFKDRHDHDFVLGPTHEEAFTQIIRDTAQSYQDLPVNLYQINTKFRDEIRPRYGMIRCREFIMKDAYSFDLDSTGLDNSYQAMKQAYLNIFHRVGLTVDPVLADSGNIGGSGSEEFMVPSAVGDDDIVKCSCGYVANSEKAESIIPKREIKLEQQIEKIHTPGVKTIEDLAKFFNCDTKDLVKSFVIEADGKLVMACIRGDLQINETKLQNLLNAIEMTMAEADVIYDQTKSPIGFLGAKDWPTDVVLDESILDMHDTVVGANEKDMHWKGVSVLRDCKKTLTGNFHNAEENHLCISCQKPLQTYKGIEVGHIFKLGTKYAEAMKVTVLDRNNQEVYPVCGCYGIGIGRVIAAVVEQGSDANGIIFPISIAPYHVIITPILVEGELFEEAKNIYKILQDKQIEVILDDRKERVGSKFKDADLIGIPIRITVGRSWQDKQEFEVKIRRTGELLSIPKDVLLQQIEELISKEYEVFNR; encoded by the coding sequence ATGCTCTATTCCAAATCATATATTTTCACTTTAAAAGAAACTCCACGAGACGCTGAAATCATTAGTCATCAATTGATGTTGAGAGCTGGATTGATTCGTAAATCTGCAGCTGGTTTATATACTTGGATGCCTCTAGGTAAGAGAGTTTTAGACAAAGTAATAGCTATTACAAAACAAGAAATGGATAAAGTTGGTGCCTTAGAAGTATTATTACCATTTGTAACACAAGGTGAACTTTGGCAAGAGTCTGGACGCTGGGATACTATGGGAAAAGAAATGCTTCGTTTTAAAGATAGACATGATCATGATTTTGTCTTAGGGCCAACACATGAAGAAGCTTTTACTCAAATTATTAGAGATACTGCCCAGTCTTATCAAGATTTACCAGTAAATTTATATCAAATAAATACTAAATTTCGAGATGAAATTCGACCTCGTTATGGAATGATTCGTTGTCGAGAATTTATTATGAAGGATGCGTATTCTTTTGATCTTGATAGCACTGGTTTAGATAATAGTTACCAAGCAATGAAACAAGCTTATCTTAATATTTTTCATAGAGTTGGATTGACAGTAGATCCTGTATTGGCTGATTCAGGCAATATTGGAGGTAGTGGCTCAGAAGAATTTATGGTACCCTCGGCTGTTGGCGATGATGATATTGTTAAATGCTCTTGTGGATATGTGGCAAATTCTGAAAAAGCAGAATCTATTATTCCTAAAAGAGAAATAAAATTAGAACAACAAATTGAAAAAATTCATACTCCTGGAGTTAAAACAATAGAAGATTTAGCAAAATTTTTTAATTGTGATACAAAAGATTTGGTGAAATCTTTTGTTATTGAAGCTGATGGAAAATTAGTGATGGCTTGTATTCGTGGAGATTTGCAAATTAATGAAACTAAATTACAAAATTTGTTGAATGCTATAGAGATGACTATGGCAGAAGCTGATGTGATCTATGATCAGACTAAATCTCCTATAGGATTTTTGGGAGCAAAAGATTGGCCTACAGATGTAGTATTAGACGAGTCTATTCTTGATATGCATGATACTGTGGTTGGAGCTAACGAAAAAGACATGCATTGGAAAGGTGTATCTGTACTTAGAGATTGTAAAAAGACGCTCACTGGTAATTTTCATAATGCAGAAGAAAATCATCTATGTATCTCTTGTCAAAAACCTCTTCAGACTTATAAAGGTATAGAAGTTGGGCATATTTTCAAATTAGGTACAAAATATGCAGAAGCAATGAAAGTAACAGTATTAGATAGAAATAATCAGGAAGTATATCCTGTCTGTGGTTGTTATGGAATAGGTATTGGTAGAGTAATTGCTGCCGTTGTAGAACAAGGATCAGATGCAAATGGTATTATTTTTCCAATATCTATTGCTCCTTATCATGTAATTATCACTCCAATACTTGTTGAAGGTGAATTATTTGAAGAAGCTAAGAATATCTATAAAATATTGCAGGACAAACAAATAGAAGTTATTCTAGATGATAGAAAAGAAAGAGTTGGTTCTAAATTCAAAGATGCAGATCTGATTGGAATTCCAATCAGAATCACGGTAGGTCGTTCTTGGCAAGACAAACAAGAGTTTGAAGTAAAAATTCGTCGTACTGGTGAATTGCTATCAATACCAAAAGATGTACTATTACAACAAATAGAAGAATTAATATCAAAAGAATATGAGGTTTTTAATAGATAA
- a CDS encoding tetratricopeptide repeat protein — protein sequence MNILLLITLLFFSSNTFANTENELRKQIQQNPQNISAYSQLIQLATTREQIMKIGTEALNALGSRSQIHTAMGNAYMEAKDFNNAINSFRTSVSLNPRSATSFNRLGLALLKIGYYNKAEVAFKSAIAYSPINTPTTLMYQTYLAIALENQKNYVEAKKVLSTVLSVNPNFPLALEVQSRIQK from the coding sequence ATGAATATTTTATTACTTATTACTTTGTTATTTTTTTCTAGCAATACTTTTGCAAATACAGAAAATGAGCTAAGAAAACAAATCCAACAAAATCCACAAAATATTTCAGCTTATTCCCAATTAATCCAATTAGCAACAACACGAGAACAAATCATGAAAATAGGTACAGAAGCTCTTAATGCCTTAGGATCTCGCTCTCAAATTCATACAGCTATGGGAAATGCCTATATGGAAGCTAAAGATTTCAATAATGCTATAAATTCGTTTAGAACATCCGTAAGCCTTAATCCTCGTTCAGCTACTAGTTTTAATAGATTAGGTCTAGCCTTGTTAAAAATTGGATACTACAACAAGGCAGAGGTAGCATTCAAATCTGCCATTGCATATTCACCCATAAACACCCCGACTACTCTTATGTACCAAACTTACTTGGCTATTGCTTTAGAAAATCAAAAAAATTATGTAGAAGCAAAAAAAGTGCTTTCTACAGTATTATCTGTAAATCCTAATTTCCCGTTAGCACTAGAGGTACAAAGTAGAATTCAAAAATAA
- the pgsA gene encoding CDP-diacylglycerol--glycerol-3-phosphate 3-phosphatidyltransferase, translating to MPIFILNIPNTITIFRFLMIPMACIPLLPIFGTHSFNTLLMTSFFFIFAASTDFLDGYFARKLNQMTEWGAYMDPLVDKFLIWGLYLVFIFIPDLKIPAWTFMIILLRDFLVTQMRNYALRYNISFKTSFLAKIKTAGQMIIGGFVLLFLLVSYHLNSIANIPQENYLTYWQNNYYLANLPSFLVISVTIFTGITGVDYAYALYRQIKSNHKKHPKK from the coding sequence ATGCCTATATTTATATTAAATATTCCCAATACTATTACTATTTTTAGATTTTTGATGATTCCTATGGCTTGTATTCCTTTGTTACCTATCTTTGGAACACATAGTTTTAATACTTTATTAATGACAAGTTTTTTTTTTATTTTTGCAGCTAGTACTGATTTTTTGGATGGATATTTTGCTCGTAAATTAAATCAAATGACAGAATGGGGAGCCTACATGGATCCTCTTGTTGATAAATTTCTTATATGGGGCTTATATCTAGTTTTTATTTTTATACCTGATTTAAAAATTCCTGCGTGGACTTTTATGATAATTTTATTACGAGATTTTTTAGTCACTCAAATGAGAAATTATGCTTTACGATATAATATTTCTTTTAAAACATCCTTTTTAGCCAAAATAAAAACAGCAGGGCAAATGATAATTGGTGGATTTGTCTTACTTTTTTTATTAGTAAGCTATCATTTGAATAGTATTGCTAATATTCCTCAAGAGAATTATCTTACTTATTGGCAAAATAATTACTATTTAGCAAATCTTCCTTCTTTTTTAGTCATTTCAGTTACTATCTTTACAGGTATTACAGGAGTGGATTATGCGTATGCTCTTTATCGACAAATAAAATCTAATCACAAAAAACACCCTAAAAAATAG
- the rimO gene encoding 30S ribosomal protein S12 methylthiotransferase RimO, whose translation MKIFFDALGCPKALVDAEKMCAHLFDTGEHHAVFDPEEADAVIVNTCGFIESAKQESINAILDHAELKRKNPDLILVVSGCMVARYHEELKEEIPEIDAFIGVKDPSKIKDIFIQRKNKSMLDQGEYKDTGQSKRSLLFSGFKHAWIKIGEGCNRACGFCAIPIMRGKQRSRIEQDILDEAKMLLDQGIRELIVITQDPVNYGTDLNNTRSLIPLLQKLETIGFDWIRVQYLFPDPMLIELAELYNNSSIFCNYIDVPLQHISANVLKSMKRYGDFDSMAQLFSDIRTANSNIALRTSFIAGYPGETDQDANQISQFLQEVQADRVGFFTYSHEEDTSSYTMDNQVPNSVAQDRVTQWAAIQQQVSTKRLKRLVGKNLICIGEGISEEKDGECTMSMRSEFDAPEIDGIVRVKVPKNINIELLEMAEVKIIGSDDHDLDAIFVKEI comes from the coding sequence ATGAAAATATTCTTTGATGCCTTAGGGTGCCCCAAAGCTTTGGTAGATGCTGAAAAAATGTGTGCTCATTTATTTGATACAGGTGAACATCATGCTGTATTTGATCCAGAAGAGGCAGATGCTGTGATTGTTAACACTTGTGGATTTATTGAATCTGCAAAACAAGAATCTATAAACGCAATTCTTGATCATGCTGAATTAAAAAGAAAAAACCCTGATTTAATTTTAGTTGTTTCTGGATGTATGGTAGCTCGTTATCATGAGGAATTGAAAGAAGAAATACCAGAAATTGATGCGTTTATTGGGGTAAAAGATCCTTCTAAAATTAAAGATATTTTTATTCAGCGTAAAAATAAATCTATGCTAGATCAAGGTGAATATAAAGATACTGGTCAAAGTAAAAGATCTCTTTTGTTTTCAGGTTTTAAACATGCTTGGATTAAAATCGGAGAAGGTTGTAATAGAGCTTGTGGATTTTGTGCTATTCCTATTATGCGTGGGAAACAAAGAAGTCGTATTGAACAAGATATTCTGGATGAAGCAAAAATGCTTCTTGATCAAGGTATTAGAGAATTAATTGTAATTACTCAAGATCCTGTTAATTATGGAACAGATCTTAACAATACACGATCACTTATTCCATTATTACAAAAATTAGAAACAATAGGATTTGATTGGATTCGAGTACAGTATCTTTTTCCTGATCCTATGTTAATAGAATTAGCTGAATTATACAACAATTCTTCAATTTTTTGTAATTATATAGATGTGCCTTTGCAACATATTTCAGCTAATGTCTTAAAATCAATGAAAAGATACGGTGATTTTGATTCAATGGCACAATTATTTAGTGATATAAGAACTGCAAATTCAAATATTGCATTGAGAACTTCTTTTATTGCTGGATATCCAGGGGAAACAGATCAAGATGCCAATCAAATCTCTCAATTTCTTCAAGAAGTTCAGGCTGATAGAGTAGGTTTTTTTACTTATTCTCACGAAGAGGATACAAGTTCTTATACAATGGATAATCAAGTGCCAAATTCTGTAGCTCAGGATAGGGTGACTCAATGGGCTGCTATTCAACAACAAGTGTCTACCAAAAGATTAAAGAGGTTAGTTGGGAAGAATTTGATTTGTATTGGAGAAGGTATCTCAGAAGAAAAAGATGGAGAGTGTACAATGAGTATGCGTTCTGAATTTGATGCACCAGAAATTGATGGAATAGTTCGTGTAAAAGTTCCAAAAAATATAAATATAGAATTACTAGAAATGGCAGAAGTAAAAATAATAGGCTCTGATGATCATGATCTTGATGCTATTTTTGTGAAAGAGATTTAA
- a CDS encoding helix-turn-helix domain-containing protein, whose amino-acid sequence MEYPKISLGQYLKNEREQRGLSIDEAAIETNIAKKYIEALEKDEYGFFPAEMYVIGFLSSYIEMLELDKELVLSMYKRAISKEQEAPLEVFYNLHSTTQNTKKYIKWLVLGIPIVLIFFVILVFHTKSISSSQKNNNTQISDYNTRQNSTIINISLIELAQNNQFSIGVKDTIVLMDEEQEIAKIEFFGIVQKNKKIKFHIKQNQYIYKKGDVLHTDISGNGVNDLSLEIISITDKKIELVINFKKDVIQTTFFDTTPYINSIRNTVPLAVVNNKAIFNVTITATRSIWVGYQADTVEEQQKILNVGESVKFSFIDGAKVSLGNAGAAVITFSEFTNVIRGGAIGESSQSIFYKKTSGADTTLYRAQLK is encoded by the coding sequence ATGGAATACCCAAAAATTTCACTAGGTCAATATTTAAAAAATGAAAGAGAACAAAGAGGTCTCTCTATTGATGAAGCCGCTATAGAAACAAATATTGCAAAAAAATATATAGAAGCTTTAGAAAAAGATGAGTATGGTTTTTTTCCTGCAGAAATGTACGTTATAGGTTTTTTATCGTCTTATATTGAAATGCTTGAATTAGATAAAGAACTGGTACTTTCTATGTACAAAAGAGCTATTAGTAAAGAACAAGAAGCTCCTTTAGAGGTTTTTTATAATTTACATAGTACTACTCAAAATACAAAAAAATATATTAAATGGCTTGTGCTTGGTATACCTATAGTATTAATATTTTTTGTAATCTTGGTATTTCACACGAAATCAATATCTTCTTCTCAAAAAAATAATAATACACAGATTTCTGATTATAATACCAGACAAAATTCTACAATTATAAATATTTCTCTAATAGAATTAGCTCAAAATAATCAATTTTCTATAGGTGTGAAAGATACGATTGTACTTATGGATGAAGAACAAGAAATCGCAAAAATCGAGTTTTTTGGTATTGTACAGAAAAATAAAAAAATTAAATTTCATATCAAACAAAATCAGTATATTTATAAAAAAGGTGATGTTTTACATACAGATATTAGTGGAAATGGTGTGAATGATCTTTCTTTAGAAATTATTTCTATTACAGATAAAAAAATTGAATTGGTTATAAACTTTAAAAAAGATGTTATTCAAACAACATTCTTTGATACAACACCTTATATAAATTCTATTAGAAATACGGTACCACTAGCGGTAGTTAATAATAAAGCTATTTTTAATGTTACTATTACTGCTACAAGATCAATTTGGGTTGGATATCAAGCAGATACTGTTGAGGAACAACAAAAAATATTAAATGTTGGCGAGTCTGTAAAATTTAGTTTTATTGATGGAGCAAAAGTATCTCTTGGTAATGCAGGAGCTGCAGTAATTACATTTTCAGAATTTACTAATGTTATTCGTGGTGGTGCTATTGGTGAAAGTTCTCAATCGATTTTTTATAAAAAAACAAGTGGTGCTGATACTACATTATATAGAGCTCAACTTAAATAA
- a CDS encoding biopolymer transporter ExbD, with translation MFSKYKKKHTISADISMTPMIDIIFQLLTFFMITSTFIQTSSLNIDLPEAKTSDSIQDQQNTITLYKNNSITWNEQEISITDLPQKLLELSQQNPDATLVIQGDEGISYGNLIEIMDQARGAGLNKLSLATILKK, from the coding sequence ATGTTTTCTAAATATAAAAAAAAACACACTATATCAGCTGATATAAGTATGACCCCTATGATTGATATTATTTTTCAATTATTAACATTTTTTATGATTACTTCTACTTTTATCCAAACTTCCTCTCTTAATATTGATCTTCCTGAAGCAAAAACCTCTGACAGTATTCAAGATCAACAAAACACTATTACCCTATACAAAAATAACTCTATCACATGGAACGAACAAGAAATATCTATTACAGATCTTCCTCAAAAATTATTAGAATTATCACAACAAAATCCTGACGCAACACTTGTTATACAAGGAGATGAGGGAATTTCTTATGGTAATTTAATAGAGATTATGGATCAAGCTCGTGGGGCTGGTCTAAACAAGCTAAGTCTTGCTACTATACTAAAAAAATAG